One part of the Vibrio ponticus genome encodes these proteins:
- a CDS encoding sensor domain-containing phosphodiesterase, translated as MSKVNTRDLVIPQAMSDSWQKIVNLIAQLIPVPSALVMRIHSNSIEVFSRNDNAIHPYQLGDSECLGNGLYCEYVIENQCQLVVENALNDDNWNQNPDIKLGMISYCGFPINWPNGEPFGTICVLDNKPRQLSETATQLLESYKDSLEAQLATLYQNEQLKQLNAELQSRVNTRTQDLVDLNFSLNQEIDKRREAEKKVLYHQRHDLGTGFLNRNSLEYEAVRAVDISIEHPQFSVAAVHIGFSNGKLIQSKYGFAIWESILVQLREKLGYLSRYHLQTARPTSTELVFLIETSKLDEDIEQFCQHLIDVSHSEFDIEGESLHLHSYVGVSTTNDASSGAVLLQNACEAMRSCKDSGHKVIHYSEAISLAQKNLNHLESYLLQAVRSEDLLLYFQPKVSPKTQRWIGAEALLRWRHPILGDISNESLIKIAEKNGLIFEVGNFVLRSAIAKASEWSNKIRDFKIAVNISAVQLKDQHFAEQIEDLLTAYQLPADYLELEVTESTLIADEQVAQSTLVALHQLGVTLSLDDFGTGYSSFDYLKKYPFDAIKVDKSFIKQLDSNDNDKTIVQSIIKIAKKLELTITVEGIETPEHEAFIIEEGCEYGQGFFYGRPMPCDEFEVCLLNKHYPETLNQSFQ; from the coding sequence ATGTCAAAAGTAAATACCCGCGATTTAGTTATCCCACAAGCCATGAGCGATAGTTGGCAAAAAATCGTAAATCTGATTGCACAACTGATCCCGGTACCTTCTGCGCTTGTGATGCGTATCCACAGCAACTCTATCGAAGTATTTTCACGTAATGACAACGCAATCCATCCTTACCAATTAGGTGATAGCGAATGTTTGGGTAACGGTCTCTACTGTGAATACGTGATCGAAAACCAATGCCAATTAGTGGTTGAGAATGCGCTTAACGACGACAACTGGAACCAGAACCCAGATATTAAGCTAGGCATGATTTCTTACTGTGGTTTTCCCATTAATTGGCCAAATGGGGAACCCTTTGGCACAATTTGCGTCCTCGACAATAAACCGAGACAACTCTCAGAAACTGCAACTCAGCTCCTTGAAAGCTATAAGGACTCACTCGAAGCACAACTGGCTACTCTCTATCAAAACGAACAACTCAAGCAACTCAACGCTGAATTGCAATCACGCGTAAACACCCGAACTCAAGACTTAGTGGATTTAAACTTTTCTCTTAACCAAGAAATCGACAAACGCAGAGAAGCGGAGAAAAAAGTCCTTTATCATCAAAGGCACGATTTAGGCACCGGATTTCTCAATCGAAATTCACTCGAATATGAGGCGGTGCGCGCCGTCGACATATCAATTGAACATCCGCAATTTTCAGTTGCCGCCGTCCATATCGGCTTTAGTAATGGCAAATTAATTCAGAGTAAGTATGGGTTTGCCATTTGGGAAAGTATCTTAGTTCAGTTGCGCGAAAAGCTTGGTTACTTATCTCGCTACCATTTGCAAACCGCTCGACCAACGTCAACAGAGCTGGTGTTCTTAATTGAAACCAGCAAACTCGATGAAGATATTGAACAATTCTGTCAGCACCTGATTGATGTCAGTCACTCAGAGTTTGACATTGAGGGTGAATCACTGCATTTACACAGTTATGTCGGTGTCAGTACCACCAACGATGCCTCTTCCGGTGCGGTACTGCTACAAAATGCCTGCGAAGCGATGCGCTCATGTAAAGATTCAGGTCATAAAGTCATTCACTATTCTGAAGCGATCTCATTGGCGCAGAAAAATCTCAACCACTTAGAAAGTTATTTATTGCAAGCGGTGAGAAGCGAAGATTTGCTACTCTACTTCCAACCTAAAGTTTCACCTAAAACGCAACGCTGGATTGGTGCTGAGGCACTTTTGAGATGGCGCCATCCAATATTGGGTGATATTTCTAATGAGTCTTTAATCAAAATTGCTGAGAAAAACGGGTTAATTTTTGAAGTGGGTAATTTCGTGTTACGTTCAGCGATAGCGAAAGCGTCTGAATGGTCAAACAAAATTAGAGATTTTAAGATCGCAGTTAATATTTCCGCTGTACAGCTCAAAGATCAACACTTCGCCGAACAAATTGAAGATCTGCTTACCGCCTACCAGCTACCTGCTGACTACTTAGAATTAGAGGTAACCGAAAGTACACTCATCGCCGACGAACAAGTTGCGCAGTCCACGCTTGTCGCACTGCACCAACTAGGCGTGACATTGTCACTTGATGATTTTGGTACTGGTTACTCATCCTTTGATTACCTTAAGAAATACCCTTTTGATGCAATCAAAGTGGACAAAAGTTTTATTAAGCAACTTGATAGTAATGACAACGATAAAACCATCGTTCAGTCGATCATAAAAATCGCCAAAAAACTGGAACTAACCATTACTGTTGAAGGCATTGAAACACCAGAGCACGAAGCGTTTATCATTGAAGAAGGTTGTGAATATGGTCAAGGGTTCTTTTATGGTCGACCTATGCCATGCGACGAGTTTGAAGTGTGTTTGCTTAACAAACACTATCCAGAAACACTAAATCAAAGCTTTCAGTAG